A single region of the Asterias amurensis chromosome 19, ASM3211899v1 genome encodes:
- the LOC139951826 gene encoding uncharacterized protein translates to MSKKRSQELPPVHIGETRVSCSGAVRDLGVTLDSHLSLRQHLNIVCRKALFALYRIGKVRHLLDKQTTEILVHSFVSSLLDNCSSLLFDIPPKDIAKLQRIQNSAARLVSRSTKRKHITPVLKELHWLPISFRIQYKLLITTFKAIHRTCPSYLSDLIIPYVPARPLRSSSQHLLTIPPVRTKSFGSRTFSSAAPQLWNSLPGYIRSPQSMEQFKTLLKSHLFSIAFCSV, encoded by the exons ATGTCA AAGAAGAGATCTCAAGAATTACCTCCTGTACACATTGGTGAGACCCGGGTCTCATGTAGTGGTGCAGTGAGGGATCTTGGGGTGACACTAGACAGCCATCTATCTCTACGCCAGCATCTGAACATAGTATGTCGCAAAGCCTTATTCGCACTTTATAGAATCGGCAAAGTGCGCCATCTTCTCGATAAGCAAACTACAGAGATTCTGGTCCACTCATTTGTAAGCTCCCTTCTGGATAACTGCAGCTCTCTCTTGTTTGACATTCCCCCAAAAGACATAGCTAAACTTCAACGTATCCAGAATTCCGCTGCCCGTCTGGTCTCACGTTCTACTAAGCGCAAACACATCACTCCGGTTCTGAAAGAATTACACTGGCTTCCCATCTCTTTTAGAATTCAATACAAGCTCCTCATCACTACGTTTAAAGCAATCCATAGAACATGCCCTAGCTACCTGTCTGACCTCATCATCCCTTATGTACCAGCCCGTCCACTCCGTTCATCATCACAACATCTTCTCACCATACCACCCGTTCGAACTAAATCCTTCGGTTCAAGGACTTTCTCTAGTGCCGCCCCccaactttggaactctcttcctggCTACATCCGCTCTCCACAGAGCatggaacaattcaaaactctgctcaaatcccatttgttttctattgcctTCTGTTCAGTGTAA